A region of the Roseiflexus sp. RS-1 genome:
GGCTGCACATCGCGAAGGGTCACTCGTCTGGGCCAGGAGAAGAAAGCTGAGCGAGGCCATACACAGTAACAATCGTCCGGCTCTGAACAGAGGTTGAAAGTGTGCATAACGCATTGACATCGCTCTCTCCCTGCACATTATGGAACAAGAAAGTCGAGAGTCATCTTGATCACCTTCGGTCTGTCCACCCAAACAGATTTACCCAGTTGGAAGGTTGAGTCAATGGTATTTGCGCCATTGGTCCCCCAGTGGCTTGCATCAGATAAGCCAGGGACTGGAGACGAGGGTATTTAAGGACAACCAGCCACTTTCCATCCGGCGACCATGCTTGAGGAATCACGAATTCGTCTCTACCGATAGGCTCTGTTGGTATCACGCGCCTCTGGCCCGTTCGTAGATCAATCCGCTCCAGGTGGGCCGGCTGTCCAGGCTGGGGAGGGATGTGAGCGAAAATACTCTGGTCATCAGGAGACCAGATTGCGGCGTACTGATTGATCGGCTGGTCTCCTGTTGCTCCACTCACGATTGTCTTTTGCTCTAGCCCATCAACACGGAGCACAATAAGGGCATACTGACCTCTATCCAACACTTTAAGGAGCACTTTGGTTCCATCTGGCGAAAGCGAAGCGCTCTGGATCAGGTACTGGGAAGGGAGGGAGGCCTGAAACTGGGTTAATCCACCAGTCCTATCTACTGTCCAAAGCTCCCATTGGCCCTGAAGAGTTACTATCGCATAATAGAACTGCTGCCCATCCACAGACCAACCGAGTGGCTGGAGGCCGTAGGCTGTTTCATCGCCTAGAAGAAGCCTTTGTTCTGCTCCATCGGCTGTTACCAGGTAGAGTTCTGTCCGAAATGGCACTTGGGGATTTTTGGGACTCTCCAGGGCAACCAGGCGACCGAATACCAGAGCGCGACTGTCAGGTGTCCACATAGCCAGGTAACCTGCCTGATTTGCCAGATGATGAAGACTCGCATCGTCCAGGTCGATAACCCACAGTTCCCCTGCGGTAGTTCGTGCAGCTCTTTCGCCAGCATCAGAAGGTATGACGAGGCAAACTATCTTGTTCCCGTCAGGAGAAACGGCCCCTTGCACACCATAACCTACCTTGTGGTCGAAGGTAGCAAGCACTCTCCGCAATGTCAGATTCGCAGCACTAGCCAGCCATATAGTTGTTTTCCCAGAAAGACCATCTGTTTCTCCATACACCACCTTCAGACCAGGTGGCAGCGGCCCTGATGGCGTGGGTACAGCCGTGGGTGTACCAGGCGCTGGTGGTGCGGCGGTCACCCGTGGTGTGGGCACAAACGTTAGCGTCCCCAGGGGTGTCGGTGTCTGAGGTGGCGGGTAAGGTGGTAAAGTAACGGTCACCAGAGGTGGCAACGGCTCTGGCAGGATAGTAGGCGATGGTGTCATCAGCATGGGCTTTGGGGGATGCGTTGGTGTCTCAATAGGAGATAGAAAGGCTTGAGATCCTGGTGGAGCTCCTCTTCGCAGCCCGCCAAAGGTTGCGGCAAGCACTCCTGCCAGGACTACGAGCGCCAGCAGGCTCAACAAATTTCCTACAATGCCTAACATGCGTTTCATTTTGCACCTCCACGACTCGCACATGCGCCCCGTATGAGCGTGAACAGGGACACGGCGTCCTGATACCACTCCGTTAGTTCCGCTAAGAAGATGAAATCAAAGAAGAGCGCCAGTTCAACATCCGGGTTCGTTTGCAGCCACGGCTTGAGCGACACCAGGTGGCGCTCGCCGCGGTACGGGTCGGTGATGTACCCTTCATCGCCGCCAAGCCACGCGCGCAGCTTCGCCAGGGTGAATCCGTGACCGCGCATGTGGGGCGGAACTTCCCGCAGTTCGGCAATGATTGTGCCGGGGATGTCTCGATACGGAATATCTGTGAGCAGAGGAATGTACATAGCAACCTCCATACATATGACCACCAGCCTGCAACACCGCTGCCAGCACGTCAGACTGACGCGCCTTCGCACATGCGGCAAACAGCAGCGCGCCACTCAGTACTGCCTGACAACCTACAAGCAGGAAGGCGATCATTATCGCTCTCCTCTCAGGTCTGCGGGAGCGCTGGGTATCGTCTGGGGTATTCCCCGACCCTGGCGCTGTGCTGGCTTCGTGTTGCAAGCCATCGCCATCCGGCGCCCTCCCGCTCCCTACGAGCGTCCCTGACACCCGGAGTCTACAACCACGGCAGAGCAGTGTCTATCAGGGAACAACCCTGAATTGCGGAGAGTCTTTGCAGCGCGCACGAACCGGTCGGCGCGGTGTGCGCCTTCGCGCTCTGTCGACGCGGGGCGTGTGTATGGATTCGTCGGCTCAATCCCCAAAGCGCCACTCCTAATCATGGAGATTGAGCATTTAATCCGGTATGCGCCTCTTGCCGTCGGGCTAATGGAGATTGAGAATTAAATCCGCTATACCGCACGAGCCGTGGGGCTGATGGACTTTGAAAAAATATTCCGTTATACTGATATCCATCCGTGTCAAGCCTTTCTCAGGAGGTTGCGATGCCGGCACGCCGGACCCTTCACGTGTCCGTCGCGGAGCGGGAGGCCCGCGAAGACCTGCGCGATCACGCCCCCACGCCCTATGTGCGTGAACGGGCGGCAGCGTTCCTGCGCATCGCGTCCGGCGTGCCGCCCGCTGTCACGGCGCGCGCACGCGTGCTGCGTCCGCGCCATCCGGCAACCGTCTCTCGCTGGCTGAATCGCTGGGACGCCGCGGGCATCGAGCGCCTCCCCATCCGGGACGGACGCGGGCGCACGCCCGCTTGTTCCCCCTGACCGCCATGACCCTGCGACGGCGGCTCCTGAGGTGGAGCATCTGGTCCGCCGTGACCCGCGGCCGTGCGGGCTGACCCAGACGCGCGGGACCCTGGACGCCATCCGCAGCCAGTTGGGGTGGGGACGCGACGCCGCGCTGCGCGGGATCGCCCGCATCCTGGATCGGTTGGGCCTCCCCTGGCAGCGCGCCCGCAGGCATGGGCATCGCCCTGATCCTCACTAGCAGGCCAACCTGCAGGCGAGTGCGGACGTGGTGGCGGATGCCCGCGCGCACCCCAACCAGGTGGTGACCGTGGATCGGGATGACGTCCCGGTCACCCGGCGCCCGACCCTGGCCAACGGGGATGGACGGGCGGGCGCCGATCCGGTGCGGGCGGAACGGAGTCGGGCGACCGATTGTGACCTGCGCAGCGTGGGCAGTTTGGAGGTCGTGACGGGCCAAGTGGTCACCCGGCGGGCGACGACGATGGGCCGGGCGACGCTGGCGCCGTTCTTCCCGGACCGGCGCGCTGCCTCTCCTGAGGCTGAGCGCATCTCTGTAATGCTGGATCATTGGCCGGTCCAGGTGCATCCGGATGTCCTGGTGGCGCGTGCGCCGCACACGACCCGCTGGGCGTTGTCCCGTCCTGGCAAGTGGCCGGCCACCCCCAGTGGACGGGCCGTGCGCCGGGCTGGAGATGTCCGCCTGCCCATCCAACTGATGCCGTTGCCGACGGATGCGTCGTGGTGCAACCCGATCGAGAAGCTGGGGCGGTGGATGCGTCAGGAGGTCACCCGCGTGCATCGCTGGGCGACGGATCGCGATCAGGTGCGCAGCCATCTGGATGCCTTCTTCGCGTCGTTTGCAACCGGCTCGCCAAAGCTTTTACAGTATGTCGGTCTCGGATAGCGGATTATTTATTCAAAGACCATAAGCCCTCGGCTAGCCAAGGCAAAGCCCGCCTGCGCGGGCTAGAGCGGAACAATTACTCAAAGACCATAAGCCCTCGGCTATCCAGGGCAAAGCCTGCCTGCGCGGGCTAGAGCGGAATAATTACTCAAAGACCACTTCATGTGGCAGCGGAATGCGCACCTGGAGCGCACCCAGTTCCGGCATTGCGAGCGGGACCATCTGGTCACCGATCCGCGGTATTCGGTACCGCGCCAGCGCAGCTGGCTGCTGGTGCAGCGTCAGGCTGCGCGCGGCGGCGTCTAGCGCCGGCCAGCACACCAGGGTCAGCTCCTGCCGCCACCACCAGCATTGGTTCATCACCTCATAGTCTTCGATCTGCACCACATACCTGTATCCAGCGTCATCGACCACCCGGGTGACGCCATTCCACCTGGTCAGGGCATCGGGCGTGAACGACTGGAACATCATCTTCGCCGCGTCGGCGCTGATGATCCGCGCACGGAAATGCAGACGGAAACAGTTGGCGTAGAACTCCATCCGTTCCAGCCGGGCGATGAGCGATCCTGCCCGCACGCGCAGGCGCGGCCGGATCGGCGGACGGACCTCCGCGCCGCGTTCAGCCAGGAGGTGCTGAGGCGTCGGCAGCACCTGCCGGAGCATCGCGTCCAGACTGAGGCGCGCCACGGCTTCACCACGGGCGGTCGCCAGCCACGCGACTGGGTCGACCGCATCCGGCAAGCGCAACAGGTCCGCCAGGAGGACGGCGATCGTCGGCTCGACCAGGGAGCGCTGCGGCGTGGTCTCGACCGGCAACTCGCTCCGCGCGCGCATCTGACTCAGGAGCCGACGCACCGCATCGGCGTCTCGCGCATCCGCGATTCGGTCAACGAGTCGGTCGGGCGCAATCCACGCGTCCGACGCGGTCAGCAACCGCCCGAACAGCGCACGACTGCGCGCGTCCGCTTCCCGCATGGCGGCCGACCACGCCGCGTCGCTGGCGGCGGCGAGCGCGCGGCGTTCATTGCTGCGAGACGCCGCGCAGCTCGTCGCAAAGTCCAGCGCCAGCGCCAGCGCCAGCAGCGCGACGGTCTGCGCGCGTGCGCTGATGAGCCAGGGCAACGGGTCGATTGCATCGTCGCATGCGAGCAGGTCCATGAAGAGCTGCCGCGCCAGGGGACCGCGCGGGTGCGCGATGGCGATGGTCGGACGAAGGCGGCGGAGCGCCGCCAGCTGTTCGCGCCGCTGCAGATCATCCGCCACCACGAGAACAACCGGTCCGGATTGCGAGGTTATCATGGCTCCTTTCCGAAACGACAGGTGCGAAAAGCCGGACAGGAAACCGATAGCTTTGCATATCCCTCCCTATCCTCCGATAGTTCTGCGTGTAAGGGGAAGTCTGACTTCCATTCCTCGCTGAGAGAGCGGAGGGCGTCATCCGACGCCGCCCCGCTCTTCGCAGTCGCCCGTTCCGGGATAGCAGCACACCTCACAGGTGCTCCCTACCGCCAACCAACAACGATCGCTTGAGTCGGCAGGTCGACGACGGTTGACGATCTGGTGGCAAGGTTGATCATGGTTACACGACGCTCACCGCTATGCTGGAGCATCAGCCATTGCCCATCAGTGCGAAGAAAGGCATCAACCGGGGCGGTCTCCGTCACCTGCTCCACGACCCCCGACGCTGCATCAAGGCGATATACCCCGAAGGAGGTCGCCGGTTCATCGTAGATATCGCCGGGACGGAGCAGAAAATACAATGCACGACTGTCGGGCGACCAGGTCAGCCGCCAGGCATGGCCCGGCGCCTTCGGCAGGGAGATAATCTGCGGCGTGGCAGACGGAGCAGTCAGGTCGTAGTCCAATAGCACCCCTTCCTCCTGCGCTCCCGCCGATGCAGCGCGGCGAGACGTTGTCACCAGACGACGTCCATCAGGAGAGATCGTTGCAAACACTTCTCCCTCGATGGCGCGTTCCTCGAGTACCTGCCCATCGCCGACGTTGACGACCAGCAGGGTGCCGAAGGACGGATCCTGACCGAAAGGCAGCAGGAAGAGACGCTGTTGGTCAGCAGTCATATGCAGAACACCCACATTCCGGGCAAGTGTGAGGAGAGCCTTCATCGAATCATCTGTAGTTCGATACAGTTCAATTGCAGTCCCCACACCGAATTCCGCCTGCGGATTATCGACCTTTGCCTCGTAGATCACAGTATCGTCGCCAGCGCGGATGAGCGCGCCAGAACGCACCGTCTGATTGAAGGACTGGAATCTGGAGTCGCCGTCTGTCAACCGGATACGTCGGAGCCCTCTCTCCTGCAGAATGACGACGGCATCCGCAACGAGCATCCCGTCCAGGATGGTTCCCCCTTCGGTCAGGTCAGCGAAGCGTTGCTGCGCCTGACCGTTGCGGTACTCCATCAACGTGCGCTGATCAGTATCGATAACGAGCAGCGCAGGAAATGATACACCGGCAGGGGGAGTGGCAACTGCGGGAGGCGTGGAGGCCGCAGGAGTGGCGGCATCGGCTTGCTCAACTGTCGGGGATGCGGTAACCGCGGGAGGCGTGGACACCGCAGGAGTGGCAGTATCGGCCTGACCGACTGTACACCCGCTTGTAAGGAAGATCAGGCCGACACCGATGAACAACCGTTGAAACAGGACATTGACAATGTGGCATCGCCGTGCGATGCTCCCGGCATTTGGAGATAGCCACAGCACGAGAAGCGCGACGATGACAGCCAGGTTTCTCACAAGCATAGCAGACCTCGCGCGTGAGATCAATATTGATACACAATTGACACCCGGAGTCTACAACGACGGCAGAGCAGTGTCTATCAGGGAACAACCCTGAATTGAGGAGAGTCTTTGCAGCACGCCGCGCGCACGGACCGGTCGGCGCGGTGCACACCTTCTCTCTCCGTCGAAGCGGGACGTGGGCGCAGAAATGAATACCTGCGGCGCGATTATGACCACCATGCGCGACAACGGCGAGGAGCCCAGCGTAACAATGCCTGACTGACCGAAGAGAGCACTCCGCTGCACCGTCCCCGTCGGCAGCCTTCCCATCGCGCCCGTCAATTTCGCAAAAATCTGTTCTCCCCCCAGCACTGCGCCGTCCCCGTCTGCAACAGAGCGCAGGTGTGCGCACCGCCCGCCGCCAGCGCGGTCGCCCCGCTCAACCCGCTTACCACCACCGGCGTCGCGCGGAATCCCCCGCTCGTCCCGTCGCCCAGTCGCCCAGACTCGTTCCTCCCCCAGCACTGCGCCGTCCCCGTCGGCAGCAGGGCGCAGGTGTGGGCGCCGCCCGCCGCCAGCGCGGTCGCCCCGCGCAACCCGCTCACCGCCACCGGCGTCACACGGTTAGCGGTTGTCCCGTCGCCTAGTTGCCCGGACTCGTTCCTCCCCCAGCACTGCACTGTCCCCGTCGGCAGCAGGGCGCAGGTGTGCGCGCCGCCCGCCGCCAGCGCGGTCACCCCGCTCAACCCGCTCACCGCCACCGGCGTCAGGCGGTCGGTCGTCGTCCCGTCGCCCAGTTGCCCAGAGAAGTTCGATCCCCAGCACTGCACCGTCCCCGTTTGCAGCACGGCGCAGGTGTGATCCCAACCCGCCGCCAGCGCAGTCACCCCGCTCAACCCGCTCACCACCGCCGGCGTCAGGCGGTCGGTCGTCGTCCCGTCGCCCAGTTGCCCGGAGAAGTTCGACCCCCAGCACTGCGCCGTCCCCGTCTGCAGCAGGGCGCAGGTGTGGGCGCTGCCTGCCGCCAGCGCGGTCACCCCACTCAGCCCACGCACTGCCACCGGCGTCGCGCGGTTAGCGGTTGTCCCGTCACCCAGTTGCCCGTTATCGTTCAATCCCCAGCACTGTACTGTCCCCGTTTGCAGCAGGGCGCAGGTGTGGGCGCTGCCCGCCACCAGCACGGTCACCCCACTCAGCCCACGCACTGCCACCGGCGTCGCGCGGCTTCCCCCGCTCGTCCCATCGCCCAGTTGCCCGGACTCGTTCCTCCCCCAGCACTGTACCGTCCCTGTCTGCAACAGAGCGCAGATATGCGCATTGCCTGCCGCCAGCGCAGTCGCCCCACTCAGCCCACGCACCGCTACCAGCGTCGCGCTTACCGCCGCTGGCGTCACGCGAGGGGTGGAGGGGGTAAGATTGTGACTCACCGTAACTTGAAAGGTGTTCACCATTTCCGTCAATGCGTCAACCGGCAGATCAGCTGTCTCAGGCCCAACTTGAATCCATATATCGAAAATATACCGGTCAACAGGAATGAGTGCGTGTTGTGCCCACCAGCGACGCTGATCTCCGACCGGGTAGGAGTGTTCTAACATATACACCCGTCCTTCTCCCGCCGGTGAGGTCACGGCTTTCATGGCGAGGTCGGTGCTATGATTGGGCAGCACACAAGCATACATCTGGTCAACGGTTGACGCATTCGAACACTGGTCAAGAATATTGACCCCTCCGATATATGCCTGATCGTCACTGGGATCAAGGGGAGTTGCAGGCGCCATAGCTTCCTGGAAGCGCAGCTCTGCTCCATCTCCGCGTACCAGCATCCATGTTGCGGGCACTGTCAGCGTATAGGTCAGGCTGTCTGTATCTGTATTCACTGTGTACGTTTGCGTTACAGTACGAGTTGCGCTGGTGGTTGTACCTGGCCGCTCTCCACTTGTTCCGCTCACGTAACAGCCTGTGAGTCCTATTACGAACAAGAGGGCTACTCCCCATCTCATATCCAATCTCCTTCAGATATGGACAATCGTTCTACCCATTTGCAGCTCCATGATTTGGTTGATGAAAGAGCCATCAGAAACAGTAATGATGTGACTGTCCTCGGCTAAGACGACAGTCACATCAGTGCACGAGTAATTATGGACAATATCCACCGCCCGGCAACATCACGGCCAGTACGTCGCTCGGTGACGTTCACCGTGCGCCAGCCCTGCAGGGGGTCGATCAACATATATGGCGATTGGCAACCCCGCACCGTTCGTATGCGTCGTTCTCCTAGCAGCGGTTGACCCGGCTCCATCGGCACGGCGCATCGGGGGCGTGGCGTGCAGATCTTTGCTTGCCTCATCCAGACGCACGACCAGGCGTCGTCCGCTACCACCCCACTCTCTGCTGGCGTCACTGATACGTGGAGTCTACAACGACAGCAGAGCGGTGTCTATCAGGGAACAACCCTGAATTTGGGATCGTGTTTTACAGACAGGCGAACCTTATCCACACCAGTTCCGTTACTCCTGCGTGAGTGGCGGGAAGAACGGAATCCAGTCACGACTGGGAACCACTGGAACGACGCGCGCACTCCGCGGATCCATCGCCAGAGTCAACCAATCGGGTTGGGGACCGTCGAAGTATTGCGACGGCAAAAATGGCAAAAACGTGACGAAAGCGGAGATAGTATGAACATAGCCATCGTCTGGTATAGGCAGATCAATCGGAATACGGTACAGCTCGCCAGGGTGTACATCGAAGAAATAGGCGAACGTTCCGGCAATGGGAACTTGCTGATCATCGAGAAAGACGCTGAGCATCGCCTGCGTCTGCTGCAATTGCGGATCGCCCGCTACCGGATCGTATGTAACAAAGGCATAGAGCCGTCCTGCTTCGTCAGCCGCCAGCACATGGCTTTCGATTCCCGTAATGGCATCACCCGGATTGCTGGAACGCGAGAGTTTGAGCCGTCCGTGCAAGTAGTTTGTTGGAATGGGCAGACGATCAGGATGCTGAAGATCAATCGCAGGCAGCCGGGCATCAGCGCCGACACGCAGTGGGATCGTCCATGCGTACGGCGCGGAAAGCGGCAGCCAGCGTCCTGTCAGACCCCGCCGCCCTCGTGCGAGATACATGTCTTGCACGGCATACGAGGTGTAGAGACCAGTCGGGTCATACATCAGTACAATAGTCAACGTATGGTTACCTGGGGGAAGCCGGTCAGGAATGGCAAAATCATACAGCACGCCCCGATCCTGCGGGATGCGAACCACGTGCGCCCGCGCCGTCATCCCGCCGAGCGTTACTTCAATCTGCTGATAATCGAACAGCACTATCACCCCAAGGTCATGCATTGGACCGTGCACGTGGAATGATCCTTCGATCGCCAGTACGCCGCGGAGCGGTTGCTCAGGATCGAGATGCAGAGTCCGGGTCATATCACGCCGATCCAGGGCTGACTCCTGGTACGGGATGATCGTTGCCGTGATCCGTCCACCGAACTGAAACGGCGAGCGCGATGGAGGAACGAACGGTGCTGGCGTGGGATGGGGCGAGAGTTGAACCAGTTCTGCAGATCGGAGATAGATTGACGGTTGATTGTGTTCCAGATGCAGGCGCTGCCGAATCTGCGGATCATTCTGCACGCGGGGATCATCAACTGCCAGCGGTGGCGGCGGTTGTGGCCATGCATCTGGCGCCTCCAGGACACGAACAGGCAACGGTCCAGGCAACTCCGGCGCCGGTTGCGCACAGCCTTGCAAGATTCCGACGATCAGAATCACGGTGATGAAACGGCGACGGAGCAAACCTGCACTGTGTGCGGTGAGAAAACAGCTATGACCCATCGGTGTGTCAGTCATTAATCAACTCCTCGATCTTTCGAGTGACTGGAGCAGGGAGGGCGATCTCAAGCGATAACTCTACTCTGGAGCACGTGCATCACCAATATATATCGACTACGGTGGGGAGTTTGTGAGAATTACCCCCCGGCTCGACGATTGCTACATGCTGATCACCGATGCATTGAAGGTACTGTTCTCCAAAACCGGTAAAAAATCGACCGTTGTACCAGCTGTAGAACGAGATGTTGCGGTAATCTCTCCGATAATCGGTTACCGAACTGACAATCCTGTAATCAATAATCCAGAGACCTTTTTCGAGATACAACTGCCATACACGATCGTAAGTGTACGACTTAACCTCGCAATCGGCAGCACCGTATTCATAAAGATTGATAGTTGAGGAAACAATCCATTGAATAGTCCCGCCACCGGGCGCGGGTAAGGAAGCATTTGGCTCAATTCGACCGTCTTCGTATGTGAATACCCGAGAAAGGGTGACTTGTCGGCGATTTGTTACCACTTTGACCGGTTCATCATCATACCGTTGACCTTCAGCACGAAGAGGGGTAGATGAGAATGCTGAGAATATCAGTACCAGAATAAAAACGATCACAGACGTACGTCTCATCATATTCGAACCTCCTCTGACCTGCAGCGGGACACTCCGCGGCGAGTAGCACAGCAGATAGTGCGCCCTGGTTCAACAGCATCTGGATCGAGCCTCAGCCTGTGAGCAGCGCCCAATCGCTGTTGTTACGTGTGGAGACGTGCCCCAACAGGCGGGCGATGCGCAACCGACCGGTTGCCAGTGACGCTGGCGGGCGTGAGAGCAGACACGTCGATCAGCCCGGCTCGCTCCCAGGTACAGATACCCGGCACACGCGCTATCACCATAACCCGCAGTACCGTCAACCAATCGCAGAGCGAGTGGAGGGCGTCGTCCGGCGCCCTCCCACTCTCTGCTGGCGTCACTGATACGTGGAGTCTACAACGACAACAGAGCAGTGTCTATTAGGGAACAACCCTGAATTGCGGAGAGTCTTTACAGCGCGCAGCGCGCACGAACCGGTCGATAGCGCTGCCAGCCCGGTCTTCTGCGCCGACAGCGGGCAGAGAATGAACTGAATTCAGGGTTTATGGAGATTGAGAATTTATTCCGCTCTACCGCGCTAGCCGTGGGGCTTCGCCTCGGCTAGCCAGGGCGAAGCCCGCCTGCACGGGCTGTAGCGGATTATTTACTCAAAGACCATAACCCTGAAGACATCCGCCTGTCGCGTATGGTACAGTATGGTCGGATACGGGCGGATGAGGGTTCCCATGGGCGTATGGCAGGCGTTGCATCGCTCCCTGGCGCAGCGGGAAATTGGGCTGATGTGGCTGCTGCTGTTTCGCTGGGCGGCGTTGAGCCTGGCGCTGGTGCAGAGTTTTCTGATTGAAGCGGAACGTCTGCCGCAGGCGATCCCGCACCTGATCCTGGTTGCGATCTACACATTGGGCTGGACGATCCTGGCGCTGCGTCCGACGCAGGAAGCAACGACAATCATGCATCGCCGCTGGTTCGTCGGCGGCGACGCCATCGCCCTGATCACGCTCAACCTGGCGACCGGCGGCTGGCATAGCCCGCTGTATCGCTACACCTTTGCGGCGCTCACGATGCCGCCCTATCTCTTTGGGCGACGCGGCTTGTGGTGGAGCCTGGCGCTCCTCGTCGCCTGGCACGGCGGGATCGCGTGGCAACAGCGCCTGCCTGCGCACGTGATCACAGCGCTGGCGCTCGATGGGATGATGTTCGGCGGGTTGCTGACCCTGAGCGCCTACGCCCTGCATCTGGTCGAAGCGCAACGACGGCTCGCCGTGCAGCGCGCCGCTGCCGAGGAGCGCCTGCGCATCGCGCGCGATCTCCACGACGACGCGGTGCAGCAGGTGTATAGTATCGTGCTGCTGCTCAAGGGGGCGCTTCGCCACAGCGCCGATGAAGGGGGACGCCAGGAGGTGCAGCGCGTCTATGCGCAGGCGGTGCAGGCCTGGGAAGGGTTGCGCCGCTACCTGCGCGACCTGCGCGATCCGCTCGATACGCGCACATTCAGCGAGCGACTGCGGCAAGGGGCGGACGCCTTCACCCGTCTGACCGGCATTCCGGTCGACCTCGATCTCGACGAGGTGGATCTGCCGGAAGAAACGGGGCTTCAGATGCTGGCGATCACACGCGAAGCGCTGAGCAATGTGTATCGTCACGCACGGGCGCGGTCGGTTGCACTGCGGCTCAGGGTTGTGGGTGAAACGCTCGTTCTGGAGATCGCCGATGACGGCGTCGGGTTCGACCCGCAGGCAGTCACTGCGCTGGATGGCGGGTACGGCTTGCGCGGCATTGCCGAACGGGTGGCTCTGCTCGACGGCGCGTGGAGCATCGTCAGCCAACCGGGGCAGGGAACGCGCGTGCAGGTGCGCCTGCCGTGTCCGGCGCCGCTGGAGGAGGAAGAAAAGGCGGAATAGGCGCCGGGCGCAGCAGACGCGAAGGGGGTTCGGCGGATGGTGCGTATTTTGATTGTGGACGATCACCCGCTGGTGCGGAGCGGTTTGCGCGCAGAGATCGAAGTGCACGAGGGGATGCAGGTAGTAGCGGAAGCCGGGACTGCGGCGGAAGCGCTGGAGCGCCTGGCGGTTGAGCGTCCACATGTCGCCGTGATCGACGTCCGGTTAGGCGACGAGTGCGGGATCGACCTTGGACGCCGCATCGTTGCGCAATCGCCGTGCGCGGCGGTGTTGCTGACAGCGTTCGATTGGGATGTCTACCTGGTGCGAGCGTGGGAGGCAGGCGCGGCGGCGTTCGTCACCAAGAGCGACGATACGACGGCGCTGGTCGAGGCGATTCGGGGCGCAGCAGATGGCGCACGCGTCTTCAGTGCGGAACAGCGCACGCGCATCGACGCCTGGCAGCGCAATATAGCAGCGCCCCTGGCGCTGTTGAGCGAACGGGAAAGCGC
Encoded here:
- a CDS encoding TolB family protein; amino-acid sequence: MLVRNLAVIVALLVLWLSPNAGSIARRCHIVNVLFQRLFIGVGLIFLTSGCTVGQADTATPAVSTPPAVTASPTVEQADAATPAASTPPAVATPPAGVSFPALLVIDTDQRTLMEYRNGQAQQRFADLTEGGTILDGMLVADAVVILQERGLRRIRLTDGDSRFQSFNQTVRSGALIRAGDDTVIYEAKVDNPQAEFGVGTAIELYRTTDDSMKALLTLARNVGVLHMTADQQRLFLLPFGQDPSFGTLLVVNVGDGQVLEERAIEGEVFATISPDGRRLVTTSRRAASAGAQEEGVLLDYDLTAPSATPQIISLPKAPGHAWRLTWSPDSRALYFLLRPGDIYDEPATSFGVYRLDAASGVVEQVTETAPVDAFLRTDGQWLMLQHSGERRVTMINLATRSSTVVDLPTQAIVVGWR
- a CDS encoding response regulator transcription factor, whose protein sequence is MVRILIVDDHPLVRSGLRAEIEVHEGMQVVAEAGTAAEALERLAVERPHVAVIDVRLGDECGIDLGRRIVAQSPCAAVLLTAFDWDVYLVRAWEAGAAAFVTKSDDTTALVEAIRGAADGARVFSAEQRTRIDAWQRNIAAPLALLSERESAVLRLMVEGATNREIAVELGLAVKTVEAHVHSILRKLRQPSRRAALVWARRHRITEYAPSKTPLHRRFPW
- a CDS encoding helix-turn-helix domain-containing protein, encoding MPARRTLHVSVAEREAREDLRDHAPTPYVRERAAAFLRIASGVPPAVTARARVLRPRHPATVSRWLNRWDAAGIERLPIRDGRGRTPACSP
- a CDS encoding sensor histidine kinase, with product MGVWQALHRSLAQREIGLMWLLLFRWAALSLALVQSFLIEAERLPQAIPHLILVAIYTLGWTILALRPTQEATTIMHRRWFVGGDAIALITLNLATGGWHSPLYRYTFAALTMPPYLFGRRGLWWSLALLVAWHGGIAWQQRLPAHVITALALDGMMFGGLLTLSAYALHLVEAQRRLAVQRAAAEERLRIARDLHDDAVQQVYSIVLLLKGALRHSADEGGRQEVQRVYAQAVQAWEGLRRYLRDLRDPLDTRTFSERLRQGADAFTRLTGIPVDLDLDEVDLPEETGLQMLAITREALSNVYRHARARSVALRLRVVGETLVLEIADDGVGFDPQAVTALDGGYGLRGIAERVALLDGAWSIVSQPGQGTRVQVRLPCPAPLEEEEKAE
- a CDS encoding RCC1 domain-containing protein, which produces MSHNLTPSTPRVTPAAVSATLVAVRGLSGATALAAGNAHICALLQTGTVQCWGRNESGQLGDGTSGGSRATPVAVRGLSGVTVLVAGSAHTCALLQTGTVQCWGLNDNGQLGDGTTANRATPVAVRGLSGVTALAAGSAHTCALLQTGTAQCWGSNFSGQLGDGTTTDRLTPAVVSGLSGVTALAAGWDHTCAVLQTGTVQCWGSNFSGQLGDGTTTDRLTPVAVSGLSGVTALAAGGAHTCALLPTGTVQCWGRNESGQLGDGTTANRVTPVAVSGLRGATALAAGGAHTCALLPTGTAQCWGRNESGRLGDGTSGGFRATPVVVSGLSGATALAAGGAHTCALLQTGTAQCWGENRFLRN